The genome window GTATTAGCCAACTACAGAATTGATTTTATGGATGAAGTCCTAGGGCATGAAAATCATCCTGATGTAGCTCAATTAAAAGCCGAGCTAATCAACTACTTTTCAAAATCAATAAAAGAACGCTCAATCTTAACACTACTCGCTGAATATGAGCATAAAATTATTTCTACTGCAGTAATTGTCATCAGTGAAGCACCACCAAGTTATGAGAGTTTACAAAATAAAGGAAGAAGAGGCTATGTATTGAATGTATATACCTGTAAAACGTATAGAGGTCATGGCATTGCGAAAGAATTATTGGCAAAACTAATTCAATTAGCAAAGAAGGAGCAATTGGAATTTTTAAACTTACACGCTACGCAAGACGGTATAAACATCTACAAAGAGCTAGGTTTTAATGCACCAAAGTTCCCAGAATTAAAGTTAACACTCAACTAAATATACTTATCCAATACCAATCACATCTAGTAATATCAGTTATGGAAAAGACAGAGACAAAAAAGAATCCTGCATTTTTAGAATATGTCTATCAATTAAATCAAGGTACAGAACTCACTGAAGCACTCAAATCAAGCCTAAACGATATAGAAAACATTGATATCGACCAACTAAAAAGAATTGGCTTGAAAACTTACGAGAAAGATAAATGGACAATTCATACGATACTTCAACACCTAATTGACTGGGAACGCATTTGGTGCTTCAGAGCCATACTTTTTGCACGCGATGAAGGAAGTACACCAGAAGCACATGATCAAGAAATTATGGGGTCAAATTCAAATGCTGATAAACTCTCCATTGAGCATTTGATAAATGAACTGCGCATTGTGCGACAGTCTACTCTCTTGATGTTTGAATCTTTTAATAAAGATATCCTAGAAAAAAACTGTGAATTCTTCGAGTATGAAATGCCACTTTTCGCTATTGGGCTAACAATTACGGCACACCAAATACATCATTTCAATATCATAAAAGAAAGGTATCTTCCGTTGGATGTGAAATAAAGTCTATCACTCTTTGTTCTTAAAGTTTCTCTAAGAACTCATAAAATGAATGCGAGAGTCTGAAGACTCTAACTTCCTTCTATAAATCCTTAGATCGCTAGCTAAATCTAAGGATAGTTTTACTTCTTTAGTAGAAACTACTTTGAGCATATACGAATGCATGATACATTTCACGATTGTACAATTCAAACAATAGCATATTTGGAACAAAAACACAACTGAATTAGTACTTAAGTACTAGGACATAAGAAACGAGTTTACTTTTCATTCATTGTAATTCTTCCACAGTGGGTATTGTCTTTCTTATTTTGAGTGTAGTGTTCATTTCTTTGCTTGATCAAAGAAACGAAGACTGCATCCGCCCAAAAAATCAAGCCACATAAAAAACGCTTAGCCCACTAGCCTTCGCTTCTCCACTTTTGTGGCAAGCTTCCCGCAAATACGCTTAAGAGGGCTGTTTGTCCCATCGTGCGGAGCTTGGACTGATTTGCGGGGAGGATGATTGAATAGGACTTGACTTTTTTTGCTTCGTTTTTTGTGTCAAGACAAAAAATGAAGACTGCGATCAAATCAATAAAAGATTGTTCTCACTGTGAAAAATCAATTTGAGTGAAAATCGAAATTACCTGAGTTCATATGTCCACCTACTTACCCTAGGTAAAAACTGTGCTATAACACGCTACAGAATTATAAATAGTGAAGAATTTTAGAGGAATCGAACATGAGTGCTAAGATGATAGAAGAGCAATGTAATTTTGAAACAAAGAGACTATCGGTAAAGTCTTGGACTAAGCAAGTAGAAGAACTCGGTGGTATTGATATTTTCGCAGAGAAAGTAATTGAAATTCTCAGTCCAAATGTGACCAAAAATTTACCTGATGGTTGGCAAAACATCACAACTAAAAATGAGGCTCAAGAATGGATTAAAGATAGAAATGCAGAAAGTCATTTTGTTTGCATCCAACTTTTAGATACAAAAGAGCCTGTAGGCTTTATCTTTTTCTATGAATCTGACACCAATGATGTTTACTATAACTTGCGATTTGGATACCTTCTGTCTGAAAAAGTTTGGGGTAAAGGAGTAGGAACAGAATTAATTGACGGCTTAATCAATTGGTGTAAAACAGAAGGAAATATCAGATCAATTTCTGGAGGAGTAGAATGTGATAATATTGGTTCAATCAAAGTACTTGAAAAAAATGGATTTAAAGCCTCAAGCATTGACAGTCCTTCCGCAGATATTTTATTTTATGAATACCAATTTGATGTTGATTAAAAGTAGATGTCTAGGTCAGTCCTTCTTAAGGAATATTGAAGCGGACAAGCCTTCATACCCAAGAGAGTAGAAAAAACACTTATCAGTCGGGGTATTTGTTCCGAATCCTAACGTTATTTGATTTATTAACAATGTATTTATGCGCAATGAAAAATGTGTATTAACTGAATAAGCACTTTTTAATAAACTAAAAAACAGCATTTTACAATCATGCTATTTAGGTGCAATTTGTTTTTTTTCAGTCCAATTTCACTTTTTGTTTTTCAAGCTTCAGAGATCTTTATTTGTAGCATAGCAAAGCGAAAATCCTTTGCAAAAGCTGAATTTTTAATCTCTAAAATATATAAACTATGTTTAGCGCATTTAAACGAAACCTCCCGATCCGAAATTGGCTGACAGCACTTTTTGTATCGTTTTTATTTGGGCAAACAGCATTTGCTCAACAACATTTTGTCGATTCCCTTCTCAATGAGATGACCTTGGAAGAGAAAATAGGTCAGATGAATCAATATACTGGTTTTTGGGATGCAACCGGTCCTGCTCCTACCGATGGTTACGGCAAAAACAAATATGAGCATGTAAAGCAAGGTTTAGTGGGTTCGATGCTAAATGTAGTTGGAGCGGAACGTGTTCGTAAAATGCAAGAACTTGCAGTGAACGAATCAAGGTTAGGTATTCCGATGATCTTTGCCAATGATGTCATTCACGGTCATAAAACCATCACTCCTATTCCATTGGCAGAAACAGCCAGTTGGGATTTGGAAGCAATCAAACAATCGGCTAGAGTAGCTGCGATCGAGGCTTCAGCAATGGGCCTGAACTGGACATTTGCACCAATGGTAGATATTTCTAGAGATGCACGTTGGGGTAGAGTTATGGAAGGTGCTGGTGAAGATACCTATTTGGGTTCTTTGGTCGGAAAAGCAAGAATTGAAGGGTTCCAAGGCGATGACCTTTCAGCAAATAATACGATTGCGGCTTGTGCCAAGCACTTTGCAGGCTATGGCTTTGCCGAATCAGGAAAAGATTATAATACTGTGGACGTAGGAACATCTACACTTTATAATATCATCTTGCCTCCTTTTAAAGCTGCGATTGAGAGTGATGTAAAAACATTCATGAATTCATTCAATACTTTAAATGGTATCCCTGCCACAGGAAATAAATTCTTACAACGTGATATTTTGAAAGGCGAATGGGCTTACGAAGGTTTCGTTGTTTCTGATTGGGGTTCAGCAAGTGAAATGGTGAACCACGGCTATGCAAAAGACTTAAAACATGCTGCTGAATTGGCTGCTGTAGCGGGTTCGGATATGGATATGGAATCTTATGCTTATGTCAACCACTTGAAAGAATTGGTGGAAGAAGGCAAAGTAGATGTAAAGTTAATTGACGAAGCAGCTCGTAGAATTCTACTTGTCAAATATGAATTGGGCTTGTTTGAAGACCCATACAAATATTGTGATATAGAAAGAGAGAAGGAGTTACTTTACCATGCTGATCACAAAGCTGCGGCATTGGATATGGCAAAGAAGTCTATTGTATTGTTGAAAAACGAAAACAATGTTTTGCCATTAGACAAGAAACAGAAAAAGATTGCCGTAATCGGGGCATTAGCTGATGACAAACAAAGTCCGTTAGGTAACTGGATTATGGGTGCAGACCCAAATACAGCGGTATCCGTTTTAGAAGGATTGAAAAACTACTCTAAGCACATCAGTTATGCAAAAGGTGCTGAAGTATTGGCTGATAAAAACATCGGTTTTGCCAATGAATTGGTGATCAACGAAACCGATAAAAGTGGTTTCCAAGAAGCCATTGACTTAGCTAAAGAATCTGAAGTAGTGATTATGGTATTGGGTGAACATGCCAACCATAGTGGTGAAGCTAGAAGCCGTTCGAAATTAGATCTACCAGGAGTTCAGCAAGAACTATTAGAAGAAGTCTATAAAATAAACAAAAACATTGTTTTGGTACTGACAAACGGTAGACCATTGGCTATCACTTGGGCAGATGAGCACATCCCAACAATTGTAGAGGCATGGCAATTAGGCTCACAAGCAGGTAATGCCATTGCAGATGTACTGTTTGGAGGCTATAACCCTAGCGGTAAATTACCTATGACATTCCCAAGAAGTGTTGGACAAGTACCAATTTATTACAACTACTACAACACAGGTAGACCTACAAGTGATGCCATCTTCTGGGGACACTATATGGATGAATCTGTAGCTCCATTGTATCCATTCGGTTATGGCTTGAGTTATACATCTTTTGAATACGCAAACTTGAAAGTTGATGCTTCAGATGCGGCAAAGGTAAAAGTGACTGCAAGCGTGAAAAATACTGGCGAGTATGAAGGGGAAGAAGTTGTTCAACTTTACATCAGAGATAAAGTAGCTAGTGTTGTTCGTCCTGTAAAAGAGTTGAAAGGATTTGAGAAAATCACACTTAAATCAGGAGAAAGTAAAGTTGTTGAATTTGTACTAACGGCAAAAGAACTCGGTTTCTACAACAACCAAGGTGAGTTTGTGGTAGAAGCTGGTGAGTTTGATGTTATGGTAGGTACAAGTTCTGCTGAAGGTCTAAAGACTACTTTTGAATTGTCAGAAGTTACTCAATAAAAAAGTAGACGTATAAAACTAAATCCTAACCCCATCACTGTAGGAAGTGATGGGGTTTTAGCTTTTAAAGCCTTCCTCCATTCTTTGAATATCTAACAGATCAACTATTTTTGTTTGTTTTGTTTGAAAAGCATCATTAAGATAAAGCTTGATTTCATGGCTAAAGTAGTTAAGACAAATGCAATGCGCATTCTAGATCAGTTAAAAGTAACATACCTACATTTTCAGTATGAGGGAAAGGAAGAAAATGTAGACGGGACTTTAGTTTCTAGAAAGAACAACAGAGATCATACACTTGGTCATAAGACGCTAGTAACAAAGAGTACTACAAATGATCTATTTGTATTTGTCATTCCCCTAACAAAGGAATTGGATCTGAAAAAAGCAGCAAAAGCGGTCGGGCAGAAAAAAATAGAAATGCTCCCGCATAAAGATTTACTGAAATACACAGGATACATAAAAGGGGGCTGCTCTCCTATTGGTATGAAAAAGAAATATGAGACAGTAATTGAAATGAGTTCTGAAGATCGAAAAGACATTATTATCAGTGGCGGAAAAAGAGGGCATATCATAGAAATGTCTATTGAGAATCTGCTCTCAGTTATTGATGGCAAATTAGCCGATGTGTGTAAGTAATTACACTATTGAATTTAGCCAATGAGCCAGACCGCGTTCTTAGCTTTTCACTAAGAATACTACACTTCTTGTAGAATTAAATGTCGTTCTTCCGTATATATCTCTATACCTGCTGTATTCGCTTTAATACTATTACACGACTCCTTCCACAGTAGAAAATCATTTCAGTCTACGGTAAGCTTCTCTTATATCTTGGCATCTTTTTTAACTAAGCCTATTGATTAGTCTTTGATTATAAGTATCTTCATAAGCTATATATTAATTATGATATGCTAGAAACGGTTTCACCACCCAATAATTTTTTAGCTACATATGAAATCCAACATACTTTTTAGCTATTAAGCTTAGAAAACTCAGACTTATTGATTCTAAATATATTTTGAATACATCATCATTTTTTCAAATTAAATAAATCATTGTTATGGAAAATCAACCTACTGATGTTAGCGGTAGCCACATCTCAAACGGAACGTATTCACTCCAATGCTATCAATTTGGGTATTACATTGGGTGTGTAGATAATAAACTCCAAGGCTTTGCGAATACGCCGACTCCAGATCAACAAATTGTATTAAGCCTTGCTTCACAAACCCCAAGTAATGGATATTGGTGGTACATGGTTAAAAACGCTGAAGGTCTATACTTACAGCCCGATTTAACTTTCTCAATGGAAAGACAACGTAGCTGGGGATTCTCCTTCTTACTAGATGATCCATGGGTTGTTGCGATGGCTGTATCAATTCAGGGTACTATGACTACGCTTGATATGAACGAAGCTTATCAACTTGGTTTTCATTTACCGAGTGATAAATCTGGGGTTTCACAAACTATTGGTATCATTAAATAAGACACTTCCTAAAGTTGTGTTTATTGTTTGAATAAAAAAGCCTGTCTATACACACGTAACTGTGATAGACAGGCTTAATTGTTTTGTAGAGTACCTATGAATTAAATCCCTAATCTACTTAAGGTACTAATAAGTAGGTGGACATATAATTTCTAGATGAAAATTTACTGTTCTTAGAGTTGCTCTAAGAACTTATAAATGGATACAGAGGCGGACGCAGTTCTTCAGACTCTACATTTTAGCAGATTTTGGAGTCTAAAGAACTGCGTCCGCCTCTTTCATTCATAGATAAATCCTTAGATGTTGCACTCGCTAGCTTCGCAAATTATAAGGATAGTATTACCCGTTTTCTTTTGTCCATCTACTTCCTTCTCAAGGAAAAGAAAAAGTGGCTCTACTAATTCACATCCCCCTTTAAATCGTTTGGAACTACTTTTATATCTAAACCTTTCTCCCATTGTTTTTCTGAAGCATTATAGTATAAATATGCAGCATTTGCAGGCCCATTAAAGTCTCCGACAAACTCCGATTTTAAGGCAAAACTTAACTGCTTCGTTTCCTTCTTATTCATTTCTATAAAATAGAGGAATAAGTAATGGTCTTTAATTTCATAGAAGTCGAAAAGGCTCTGCTCTTGCATTTCTTTTAACTGCCACGTTTGTAAAGAAAGCCCCGATGGAATACCAATCTTTACCATAGTCATAGGCTGTGCTTCATTTTTCTCATTTTTCAGCTCAACATTCAAGAGTACAGTTTCTCCAAGGCGTACAAGCTCCTTTTCTAAATTGAGCTTAAATGACACTGGACAGTTTTTACTAGAAACTGGCCTGTAAGTATGATAATCGACAGCGATATGATACGGAATAGCATCCGATGAATAAGCGATACCAATCTTATTATCTACGGAAGCCAAGAGCCCCCCAAAATTCGTTGATTGAAGGATATTATTCAGTCCTGTTTTACGAAGCAGTTCTGATTCATTTCCATTGACTGTAAATTCAAAATCCCCTAGCTGAGCAGGCTCTGGATTTCTTTTTTGGTATTGCACCAAGGTTTTCAGAACCTGTACTGTAGCTGTCGTACTACCAAAACCATAGGGACTACGCATACTCAAAAGATAATTAATTCCATCTGAAAGTAACTTGTGGTCGGTGTATTTATTTAGCATCATAGCTTGAAGCATATAGGCGACTATTTCCGTATTTTGATACTCAAGATAACAACCAAACACACTCTCTTTTCCATTTATGCTTTCCCATCCCATTTTTCTCGCTCTAAAAAAGACTTGATTCTCAATTTCTTTAGCTCTAGCATCGTTAGCATACATCAATACATTCCAAGCTAAAGCTTTTAAGTAGTTATCTTTTGAGGTTATTGCATTTTCATAGACTTTATCTATCTCTAATGCTAAGTCCTTCTGACCTGTACTTACCAAAGCTAAAGTAATATATGCCTCTGCAAATGCCGTGTTTTGGCCGTAGTAACCATAGCCTTTTGTATACCCTCCTTTTCCATCTCTTTGAGAAAGTAAAAATGAACGTGTTCGTTCGATCATATCGGAATCTACATCAGGATAGACTTCTTTCATATCAGTAAACTCCATCAAGCCTAATGCACTTAACCTCATATTGGCTGGTCCTTTACCAAACCAATCAAAACCTCTACCGTCTACTTCAAAACCGATCAAACGTTGATACCCCTTTTCAATCAGATCTCTAGCTCTTTTCTTAACCGTTAAAGCTATATCATTTCGATCTTGCAAAAAGGAAAGCACTAACAGGTTTGGGTAAGTAATTGCAGATGTCTGTTCAAAACAGCCATAAGGCTCTCTGATTAATTCACCAATTCCATGCATTAACGTACCGACCATATCGGGGTAAGCTTTTACATAAGCCCGAATAGAATTAGGAACTACATCTTTGCCTAAGTCGAAATGATACTCTTGAAGCTTGTGTTTACCTGAAATCGATAACTGTGTTAAATACCCTCTTGGTAAGATTTTAAAAGTTTGCGATTGTTGATCTTCAAAACTACCCCCTTTTATTTGCAAATCTAATTGCCCGAATTGACCATCGTATTTAGCTTCAAATGCTAGTGTTACCGTCTGGGTTTCTCCAGATTTGATAAATACTTTTTGAGGCATCTCAAATTTTTTAGTCAAGTTAGAAGACAAAGAATCTTTCAAAAAGACTTCTAAATCTTGATCTCCATTATTTTGAATAATGAGCGGGAGATTCATGATATCTCCATCTACCATATACGCCGGTGACTTATAACTGATTGCTAAAGGAGCCTCAGTATATATATGCGTCTCTCCCTTTCCAAGAAGACCGTAACCATTGTGTCCTTGCGCGAGCACTTGGAAAGAGGTAATTTCTGAAGAAGTTGGAAACTCTACCTTAGCCACTCCTTGATCATTTGTTTTCAATCTCGGATTCCAGTAAATCGTTTCTCTAAAGTCCGTTCGCTTCAAGGCTTTTTTCTTGTACTTTGGCACATAAAATTCCCTCGCTTTATAAAGAAGACCTGCTTGACCAAATATTGACTTCCTCGAGTTTATCAATTCCAAATATGGCATTCTTTTATCTTTATACTCGCTTTCTTTGGGTGAAGAAGCTAGTTTAAAATTTATAGGAATGATTATACGCTGACGTACCTTTCTCCCACGTTGAGTTGCCGGTTTCCATTTTACAGTGCTATTTGAGATTGCTCTTATAGCTTCCTCATCACAACCTACACCAATACCTCGTACGACCTTAATATCTTCTAACTTTCCTGATTTTGAAACAACAAATTGGACATATACTTTACCTTCAATTTCCATCATTTTAGCCGCATAAGGATAGGATATCGACTTCGAAATTGATCCCAAAAAATTACTCATCCCGCCCTCAGGAGCTGCAACAGCTTCTACAATTTCGAATATATCATCAACCACTTCTTCATCCTCAGAAACATCCATAAAACTCTCCACCGATTCCTGATATTCAATTGCTAGATCAGCTTCATCAGGTTGAGATGTTGGTAAAAAAACTTGATCATATAAAATGAATGTTTGTTCTTCTTCCTCAGGAACTGCATCTACATCGTGTTCAGCAACTATTGAAAAAATATCGGGTATTTCTTCAACAATAGGCAATTCTATTAATTCTGATTGCTGCCGTTTTGGTATCTTTTTTAAGGCATGTACTTGAATTTTTGACAGATCATCGATACGATCTAAGGATACAGTAATAGAATTATAGTTCTGCGCTGAAATCGTTAGTTTTACTCCCTCAAGGTCATCAAATAAGGGTAACTCATAAGTACCTTTTTCACCATATTTATGACCAATATAAGATTCATTTACATAAGCATGTTCAATAGGTTTTCCAGTATCCTGATCAATCACTTTCCCCTTTAAATACTTCCCTGTGTATGCTCTATCAGTGTAAAACCTTAAAAAACCTGTGGTCGGTAATGGTGTTTTTAACGAATCCGCTAAACGAATATACTTAGGACTACTTAGGTCAATATTCTCAATTACGAATATACCATCCTTATCTGTTTTCACTTCTCTGTCTAGTTCAGGAATATATAAGCGGGTATGTTTATAGAGTTTCTCTGTTCTGTAATCGAGTAATCGCCCCTTCACGATTGATTTTTCTTTCTTTAATTTCTTCTGAGCATCCCATTTCGTGGCCCAAGCATTTGCATACTTCGTCCAAGCTTGAGTCATCATTAAATAATCTAGTGCTTGATCAGCTTTTTCTTCTTTAGGCTCAAAATAGAAATTGGGTTCATGTATATCTCCTTTAAGTTCTGAAGTGAGGAACATGGTCGAAATTAAATCAGCTGATCGATCATCTGCCAAACTTAATACTTTATCGTTGACCACTGCTAGCGACAAAAATGCAGCTATATTTCCTCCATTTTGATCACTGGTCTCCACAAGCAACTCTACCTTTTCATGCGGTAAATATTTCTCTTTTGAGCTTGTTATATTGATTGCTAACTGAGAAGCTTTGTTGATAAATAGAGAGCGTTCAGCAAGTATCATTTTTTGCTCTTGAAGATGTAAGCCGAGTGTTAAAATCCCCATAGGAAAACCTGAAAAATCTAATGAAAATTCATTATTCCCTTCTTTCAGCGAATAACAAAATTGATCTACTTCCTCTCCTCCCATTTTAGCATTCAAGACAACCTTCGTTGCATAGGGTGCATTAATTCTGACCTTCGTACCTTGATCTAAAGGAAAGACATTAAGGATAAATGCTTTTTGCTCTACCTCAGGTAAAGCAATGCGATCTATTTCCAATTTAGGTTCGGTGATTAGGGCAAAATATGGCTCTTGTGCAGGCTTAATTTCAAAAGCTCCCATACCATCATGAAAACTTTCAAAGTCACAAATATGCTGTCCTTCTTCATTGACAATTTCCCCTTTTACATATACTGGCTCTCCTTTCGTATCAATCGCTTTGAAACCCATTCGTGTACGAATACCCTCTGCCCAATGTCCACCTTCAGGTAAAAATTGCAGATCAATCTCATTCGTATTCAAAATTGGAACCTTACAAAGCAAACCTTCAATTGTTCCCTCATGAGGAATCTGAATACTTAAAAATATATCATCTGTGGTCAGTTCATTAGGCAAAGAAAATGAGAGCAAGGCTCTTCCCTCTCTATTTGTTTTTACACTTCCTGTATTAACTACTCCATCATTGACTTTTACTGTATAAGTGAGGTTTCTGTAGGCTATTGAACGATCTTTCAAATCTTTCAGGTCAAGTGTTGCTTGTACCTCGGCCCCTGCTCCATATCCTTTTTTATGAAAATCTAGCTTACTAAGCAAACGAGGTTTTACGATAGCTTGTACCTGAATCTTTTTTTCATAGACACATGCCTCTCCAAAGTTCTGCATCCATTTCGTATAGGCCTTTAGGGTATAAATACCTCCAGACATACTACTTGAGAAATGATAATCTCCAGCACCTTGACCATCGACACAAACTAAAGTTAGCGATTCTACAAGATCTCCCTTAGGGCTAATCACATCTACATAAACAATGTCACTTGACTCTTGAATAGTATGCGTACTCCCTCCTAGCAAAAAAGCACTAAACCAAAGGGTTTCCCCCGGTTTATAAACAGGTTTATCTGTCTGTATATAGATTTTATCTGGTACCTGATTTTCTTGTGCTAAAATCAGATGCTGAATGAGTATAACATTAAAAAGTATCAGTAATAAACTTTTCATAAAAAATTGCTTCGATCAATAATCGTTTGTCTGTTATTAACAATATACAAATTGTTCAAGCTTAAAAAATTATTGGGCTACAATTTCACTGAAAACGGTTTGTCATTAATCAGAAAAATGATGGGAGTGAAAATGATAATCAAAGAAGGATTAAGATGAAAACATATAAAAAGAAACCACCAGTCTTGGTTGACTGATGGTTAAGTACTAGGACATATATTTTCGAAGTAAAACTTTACTGTTCTTAGAATTACTCTAAGAACTCATAAATGAAGTAGAGAGCCTTCAGACTCGAAAAATCTGCTAAAATGTCAAGTCTGAAGAATTGCATCCGACTCTCTCGTCATTTGCATTTTGTAGAGACAAGGCATGCCTTGTCTCTACGCTATGAATAGCTTTGTAATACCCTTAGGATTACCTAGAAATTAATATTTTCTGTATTTCAGTTTGACCATCGGCATTGACAATCTGATAGAAATATAGACCTGGAGATAAGGCGGAAACATTGAGTTTATAATCCGACTCGATGCTTATCAACTTATCAAGAATCACCTCATTGTTGCCATTATAGATGATAAGTCGTGCTGTTTCTTGACTTGCCCCTTTAGTAAATGTAAAGGTTAATTCTTCACTTACTGGCGTTGGTGAATGACGCACACTCAAGACATTACTCACAGACTGTTTTTCCATGAATATATCATCACCTATTCCGACTGTTTTACAAGGGAATATGGTTTCGG of Sediminitomix flava contains these proteins:
- a CDS encoding GNAT family N-acetyltransferase, which encodes MKQINTSEVIFREAIVEDAEVLANYRIDFMDEVLGHENHPDVAQLKAELINYFSKSIKERSILTLLAEYEHKIISTAVIVISEAPPSYESLQNKGRRGYVLNVYTCKTYRGHGIAKELLAKLIQLAKKEQLEFLNLHATQDGINIYKELGFNAPKFPELKLTLN
- a CDS encoding DinB family protein, whose translation is MEKTETKKNPAFLEYVYQLNQGTELTEALKSSLNDIENIDIDQLKRIGLKTYEKDKWTIHTILQHLIDWERIWCFRAILFARDEGSTPEAHDQEIMGSNSNADKLSIEHLINELRIVRQSTLLMFESFNKDILEKNCEFFEYEMPLFAIGLTITAHQIHHFNIIKERYLPLDVK
- a CDS encoding GNAT family N-acetyltransferase; this encodes MSAKMIEEQCNFETKRLSVKSWTKQVEELGGIDIFAEKVIEILSPNVTKNLPDGWQNITTKNEAQEWIKDRNAESHFVCIQLLDTKEPVGFIFFYESDTNDVYYNLRFGYLLSEKVWGKGVGTELIDGLINWCKTEGNIRSISGGVECDNIGSIKVLEKNGFKASSIDSPSADILFYEYQFDVD
- the bglX gene encoding beta-glucosidase BglX, which gives rise to MFSAFKRNLPIRNWLTALFVSFLFGQTAFAQQHFVDSLLNEMTLEEKIGQMNQYTGFWDATGPAPTDGYGKNKYEHVKQGLVGSMLNVVGAERVRKMQELAVNESRLGIPMIFANDVIHGHKTITPIPLAETASWDLEAIKQSARVAAIEASAMGLNWTFAPMVDISRDARWGRVMEGAGEDTYLGSLVGKARIEGFQGDDLSANNTIAACAKHFAGYGFAESGKDYNTVDVGTSTLYNIILPPFKAAIESDVKTFMNSFNTLNGIPATGNKFLQRDILKGEWAYEGFVVSDWGSASEMVNHGYAKDLKHAAELAAVAGSDMDMESYAYVNHLKELVEEGKVDVKLIDEAARRILLVKYELGLFEDPYKYCDIEREKELLYHADHKAAALDMAKKSIVLLKNENNVLPLDKKQKKIAVIGALADDKQSPLGNWIMGADPNTAVSVLEGLKNYSKHISYAKGAEVLADKNIGFANELVINETDKSGFQEAIDLAKESEVVIMVLGEHANHSGEARSRSKLDLPGVQQELLEEVYKINKNIVLVLTNGRPLAITWADEHIPTIVEAWQLGSQAGNAIADVLFGGYNPSGKLPMTFPRSVGQVPIYYNYYNTGRPTSDAIFWGHYMDESVAPLYPFGYGLSYTSFEYANLKVDASDAAKVKVTASVKNTGEYEGEEVVQLYIRDKVASVVRPVKELKGFEKITLKSGESKVVEFVLTAKELGFYNNQGEFVVEAGEFDVMVGTSSAEGLKTTFELSEVTQ
- the ybaK gene encoding Cys-tRNA(Pro) deacylase, producing the protein MAKVVKTNAMRILDQLKVTYLHFQYEGKEENVDGTLVSRKNNRDHTLGHKTLVTKSTTNDLFVFVIPLTKELDLKKAAKAVGQKKIEMLPHKDLLKYTGYIKGGCSPIGMKKKYETVIEMSSEDRKDIIISGGKRGHIIEMSIENLLSVIDGKLADVCK
- a CDS encoding TonB family protein, coding for MKSLLLILFNVILIQHLILAQENQVPDKIYIQTDKPVYKPGETLWFSAFLLGGSTHTIQESSDIVYVDVISPKGDLVESLTLVCVDGQGAGDYHFSSSMSGGIYTLKAYTKWMQNFGEACVYEKKIQVQAIVKPRLLSKLDFHKKGYGAGAEVQATLDLKDLKDRSIAYRNLTYTVKVNDGVVNTGSVKTNREGRALLSFSLPNELTTDDIFLSIQIPHEGTIEGLLCKVPILNTNEIDLQFLPEGGHWAEGIRTRMGFKAIDTKGEPVYVKGEIVNEEGQHICDFESFHDGMGAFEIKPAQEPYFALITEPKLEIDRIALPEVEQKAFILNVFPLDQGTKVRINAPYATKVVLNAKMGGEEVDQFCYSLKEGNNEFSLDFSGFPMGILTLGLHLQEQKMILAERSLFINKASQLAINITSSKEKYLPHEKVELLVETSDQNGGNIAAFLSLAVVNDKVLSLADDRSADLISTMFLTSELKGDIHEPNFYFEPKEEKADQALDYLMMTQAWTKYANAWATKWDAQKKLKKEKSIVKGRLLDYRTEKLYKHTRLYIPELDREVKTDKDGIFVIENIDLSSPKYIRLADSLKTPLPTTGFLRFYTDRAYTGKYLKGKVIDQDTGKPIEHAYVNESYIGHKYGEKGTYELPLFDDLEGVKLTISAQNYNSITVSLDRIDDLSKIQVHALKKIPKRQQSELIELPIVEEIPDIFSIVAEHDVDAVPEEEEQTFILYDQVFLPTSQPDEADLAIEYQESVESFMDVSEDEEVVDDIFEIVEAVAAPEGGMSNFLGSISKSISYPYAAKMMEIEGKVYVQFVVSKSGKLEDIKVVRGIGVGCDEEAIRAISNSTVKWKPATQRGRKVRQRIIIPINFKLASSPKESEYKDKRMPYLELINSRKSIFGQAGLLYKAREFYVPKYKKKALKRTDFRETIYWNPRLKTNDQGVAKVEFPTSSEITSFQVLAQGHNGYGLLGKGETHIYTEAPLAISYKSPAYMVDGDIMNLPLIIQNNGDQDLEVFLKDSLSSNLTKKFEMPQKVFIKSGETQTVTLAFEAKYDGQFGQLDLQIKGGSFEDQQSQTFKILPRGYLTQLSISGKHKLQEYHFDLGKDVVPNSIRAYVKAYPDMVGTLMHGIGELIREPYGCFEQTSAITYPNLLVLSFLQDRNDIALTVKKRARDLIEKGYQRLIGFEVDGRGFDWFGKGPANMRLSALGLMEFTDMKEVYPDVDSDMIERTRSFLLSQRDGKGGYTKGYGYYGQNTAFAEAYITLALVSTGQKDLALEIDKVYENAITSKDNYLKALAWNVLMYANDARAKEIENQVFFRARKMGWESINGKESVFGCYLEYQNTEIVAYMLQAMMLNKYTDHKLLSDGINYLLSMRSPYGFGSTTATVQVLKTLVQYQKRNPEPAQLGDFEFTVNGNESELLRKTGLNNILQSTNFGGLLASVDNKIGIAYSSDAIPYHIAVDYHTYRPVSSKNCPVSFKLNLEKELVRLGETVLLNVELKNEKNEAQPMTMVKIGIPSGLSLQTWQLKEMQEQSLFDFYEIKDHYLFLYFIEMNKKETKQLSFALKSEFVGDFNGPANAAYLYYNASEKQWEKGLDIKVVPNDLKGDVN